The nucleotide window AagaattcaaatataaaatatctGCATACAAGAGAGATATCAAATCATAAGTCAGGAAAAATTTGTATTGATCTGAGCTTTCAATCACCCACAACAAATTTTGCAAGTGCACTTTCGATTTGAGTTGCAGTAGATGGCTGATATATAGAAAGGCCCTTTGCTCCCTATAGTTACTGAGGCATGACCAACATGTATAACAAGTGAAACTACCTTTTCTTGAAGCCCATTGAAACCGGTTTCCAAGCCTCCAAAAGCAAAGGGAAGTCTGTTTCATCTAGTTTAGCACGCTTCTCATTCTCTTTAAAGCGTAGCCTCTTGAGTTTCCTAAATTTCAAAATGGTATATGAGATCACCTGACACGTTAAACCACATAGACGTAGAATTAGTTAAAGAGGAATCAGTAATATAAAGTAATGTCACTGATGCTTATGAGAATAAACTAGCAAAAGATTAACAAGAGATGCATTAGATCCATTTCAAAGTAACAAAGAAGAAAAACAGGGAATGAAGGAAAAGCTAAGAAATTCAAAATTTTAATCAGTTACCAAAAATCTTCCGAAATCACTCATCCTGACATATTCAGAAAGAAGGTTCCACATATATGTTGCTCAATAATAAGGATGTTTTACAGCAAGAGCTCTCTCATTCTAGTATTATATACTCATTCTGTCAGGTTTAATAACATCTTTTACCACAAAAAATGCCTTGAGTAATTACAAGCCACTTTCTTCTCCAATGTTCATTATAAACATGGATTTTGCATCAATGCCAAATAATTTAAAATGATAGAAGTGATTTCAGGTAACAAAGATGGAAACattatattataatgatttaacaCCAGTATGGACCAGTAAGGCAAACTATAATGATTATAGATCAATAAAGCTTGCATAGCAAAAAAAACTACATCAGATACTGGTGGATGAAAATTATGAAGCCATGAACTAGCACTGAGCAAAGGCTTGTTAATTACACATATAGAACAAGTGGTTTATCAGATGACCTGCAAAGGAAATTAGCATTAGACAGTCTTTCTAACAGTGCAAGATGCTGAAAGAATGTCTGCCTTCCTCCCAAATTGGCAATAATTACTTTGAGGAAATAGCTGGTGGCACATCATTTTTCATGTTATAAGCAATAATTCCTGCTAGATCACTTATCGCTAATGAATGTATAAGCATGTAAAGAAATCATTCATATGGATTAAGTTAATTGATCAAAGTCTGGTCCATAAATTAGTAATGAAAGAAAGTGGAGACACAAGACAATAAATGATCTACAAGTTTGATAAATGTTATAGGTAACTTTAAAGAAATGAATTGAACCTAAATTTTGTTTAAGTTCCATTTATAATTTTTCATCGGGAAGAAACTAAAGAACTTTCCAACCAGAACATCCTACGCTTGCCAGGCTAGAGACAATGTGACAGTTGCCACTAAGAAGGGGTTGGAAGCTCATCTTAGGTTTTATAAAAAGGTATTCTGCCAGCAAGCACAAACTGAGAATTCAACAGGTTCATAAGTAGCAGCAAAACTAACTAATCAAAGCATCAAACTGATTCTTGTCTTAAGGTCCACTAAAATCTTTGAAGCAGCATGAAAGCAAAGACCACATACTTCAGTTGAAATTCATACATGATATAGAAGTTTACTACTTAAACAAGGATTAGATACATAGACAAATCAGGATACCTTTGCAGCTAGGATGAAAATGTCATTTGTTCCTAAAAAAGACAAGTATAAACATTAGAATAGGAAAAGtaatttcattgtaagataaatacaaaaataactaaaaaaaagtTTGTTGTACATGTTCACAGCATCACATAAAATAATCTATTAGAAGGGTACAAATAAGTAGATTTCATGGTCAACACTATGCCACTGAATTTTAGGTTTATATCTCCTATCAGTTTAACTGATTCTAACCATTAGCAATGCAGAGGGAAATAATCATCAAAACTTTAGCCATGATTTAGTACATAATACAATCAATTTAGAATAAATTACGGGAAAAGAGTCTTTTATAAGAGGATGAGGCATTGAGTAACACGTTTTCATGTAGTTAACTTACCATTGGAATGTTCTATAAATTTAAGTATTGCATCCCTTTTTGATGGTTCTGTATTCCTCCCAGTGCATAGCAAAGAATGAAATGATTCCCAGTCCAAATCTGTACATAATTTGCTACAAGAATAAAGCAATTCAGTCAAAAGGATCTAAAAGCAGGATATGGTTTAACAAAAAATTAGACAATATATTGAATACATATAATAATGAACAATAAAGAAGCATTTAAAGCATTAACTTGACATCATGGTAATTATTGATAAACTTCCAGTTATTTATGATCTGTAAGCATGACTAACAAATGTGTTTAATGCCATTGCTCACTTGTTTCGAAGTTTTCACCTTCTAAAACTTTAACATGTTTTCAATGACAGAAAGCATTTAGTGAATATGCCATTGCATTTCTAACCTGCAATAATGTTCTTCTTTGCACCCACCGGGACAATCAAAAATTGAAGGTAAAGCAAATAGATTTGTATAAGGCAAAGACATATTGCCATTGATCAGTGAATGTAGCACCTCCGTAGGAATAGAATTGTCCTTTGAGTTTGTATAAGTACTTGAGTCTATACCATGGCTTCCATTTGAGACAGAATGTTTTTTTATGTCATCTAACACTCTTGTGCACGCTTTTTCTGGAAATCTTGACAATGACTCTTTGCACTCCTTATTAGCAGATAATCCCAACTCTCGCAAATAGAGTTTCCTCCCAATTTGAAGTTCTATAGAACCAATAAAGCGAAAACAGTAACTACATACAAGACAATCAACCTGCAAAGGTGAAACAACAATCACCAAGTAATATGGATGTCTAAAAAGATGACATAATAATAGAGACCTTATTAGAACTGTGTTGAGCTGCTACAAGTATTTGATCCTTTAAAACAAGTTCACCTTCTTCAAATTCCTTGATGGCATAGACAGCTGCACTCACACACAGAATTCAAGGCACCACACTCCTCGATTAGATTGAACTATAAGGAAAAAGTTTAAACTAATATTGATAATGTCACTAAATAAACTTTAGGTTTATACTTAATTTAATTCTATTTGTTTCATATGAAGTTCAAGATATTCTCTAATTCCAGAAGAGAATATAGGCCTCCCCAGGAAGAGCAAGAGAATATTCCATTTCTACAGATTTCTATATTCCCAGGAAAAATTGTTTTCAATGATTCTATCAAGTGTTTCAAGCATAATCATTTTTTGCAACTCTTTTAGTTATAGCTTTTATATGTCATTTGATGTTTCTCAGTATGGCTTGTTGTATCATTTGTGGATTAGATGAGACATAAATCTTGACCTGATTATATCACAAGCATACACAATAACTGACTTGTGCAGACGGGCTCATGTTCCGTTCCTTGAAACAGCTGCTGAAAAAGATAGGAAATTTCGGTATTTTGGATGATGAATGAAGCGCCAAATCAGGGTTTTCCTTTTTGGGTATCAGACTCATTTCAGCTATCTGCTGGAACGATATAAACCAGTCTATATTggtgtaccgacacatggtacatagGTGTGTTCCAGTGTTATGACGAGGGGAAAAAAGAGGGTGAAGAGGAAGAGGCAGTGGAGgaacagaagaggaagaaggagaaaggaagaagaaagaagaaaaagaagaaagaagaggaggaggataagTGCAGCAGCAACAGTGGCAGCGTCAAAGTGGAAGCGGCAGCGGCAAAGAGGCAACGGCGAGGGCTGTGGCATCATATACGAGAAGAGGGCTTGCAAActatttgctttttttttcttttctaacgcTGAAATGGACTGGGGCCCAtcacttttcaattttttttactattttaatcGAACCACCCAAAACGGGGTTAGTCCACGTATTGGTCCACGCCCAGTCCTGTACCATACCATTTCAGGTGGTACAGCAATCACTGCTCCAAATATATACATGACGTTGAGTGATACACAAGTCTCTGTAGGCTGTAGCAGTTGTACTCTGCTCTTTCTGTAACTATTTCATCTTactttcttcatttcatttcttTATCCAAGATATTCTCTCTATAGTGTAATGACATCCATTTTTCGCTAAATGTAATTGAtgttatgcttgttaaaatttgtaAGTGGCCTGTTCTACTCTAACCACAGTTAAGAGTTCGTAGATAAAGGTTTGCTGCCTTACAACACTGATCTGACCCTTAGGATGTATAGAAGGGCTTCAAGTTCTGGCATCATTTTCTCACATATTGTTGAAATATAACAAGATGAAGCTGTGATGTCCCTGCTATATGGGGTCAACTACAAAGATATTCTATGGCCATTGAGAATGAAGTTGAGTTATCTAACACAAAATATACCCAAGATGATAATGTCAGCGAAGAAATTAATCTGCCACTTGAAGAATACTGAAGTCATATTAATTGAGATATTATGGCAGCATAGTCACAATCCCTTCCAGCAGGAGTCAACATAATATAGGTATAAATATGCTGACAAATAAGCAAGATGGAGGTgaaaaaagatgaaaaattatACCTTTCCCACTACTGTTgttaaaatttatctttaaatTGTTGCATTTTCTTGTTTTCATAAGTTCATCATAGTAATCCTGAAACAAGATAAATATGTCTTAGTACGGACATACTGCAAAGATATATACATCAAGTTTAGGCAAAAGACAAAGGATTGGTGAAGATTAACAATACGTTCTATCTTCATCGTCTTACAAATCCGCAATGCTGTAATTGCCACCAAACACATCATCACAAACCAGAGTGTTGGTAGATAAATAAAACACATATATAAAAAAGGGAATGAATTTGATAGTTGCATGCTATTTGTTAGTACAAATCTACCAATAATTCATGTGTGCAATATCGTACAAAAAAGAGATCTATAGAAAAGTGGATTTTTTCTATTTCATCGCTAACTACAAGACATCAACATCATGACCTCAACATTGCTTTAAGCCTTCAGCTAACTTTTGCCACTAAGCAACCTCTTCATCAATCTTTTCCTTTCTATCCttctgcaaaaaattacatttttgTTAACCAAGTTTTCAGCTTATAAAACTTCACTCAACACTGATACCATGAAATTACAAATTTAAACATACATCATCAGTGTTTGATTCTTGATGATGTCATGAAATTGCATGCTTTAAGGCATGTaagttctctttttttctttctttctccagtTAACTGACTTTCTTATGTGACACTGAAATCCTGATAGAAGTGGACAATTAAATTTGGCACAGTTTTATTTCAAGAAGTATGACTCAAGAGAGGTCCCATGTTAGAACAAATAGAGTATCTTGAGATGCAcaaccaaaagaagaaaaaaggatgAGATAATAGAGACAACACAAAGGTTTACATGGTTTAACTTTAATCCTTCTGTCCTACAAACACAGCTGATACAGGAGACTTTCACCACGAAAAGAAAACAATAGGGCAATCTTTTCCAACCTCTCAGACTTCCAATAACAGCACtcagaaaaagaaaattgaacAAACAGCAAAATTCCTGAGTATTGGGGTCCAATCCAATGTAAAATGCAGGGCCTAATGCGAAACTTCATAACCATAGAGCATACTCATGTTAATTCTATCAATTAGGCAACAAATCATTCATAAGAGATTCCTTGCAACAGATCATAAATCATGAGGTGACCAATATTTAACACAGCGCCATACCTCATCCTATGATTATGTTATGCCCCTACTATCTCTTAAGAAAACACACATATAATATATGTTAAAATCAATTTCTTTAATATGTGGTAGATGTTGATTCTGGCTAACCTTTCAAACAATTTGGCACAGCGAACTTAAGATCTCGGAGAAATCCTAATGGTAAGCAATACAGTAGAACCAAAACAAGAACCTTTTCACAAAATGAGGCAAACTTTAACTCATGTATTCCTAATTTCCAAAGAAACCCTGATTGTTAATCCAACACTAGAGCCATAAATAAGAACTGTTTAACACAATCTGGCAAACTTCTAGCTCATGTATTAAGAAAATATAACTCTAAAGGCCAAGCATCATATATGGGCATACCCAGTGCATAAGGCTCCCACCAATGCAGAGTCTCAAAAGAGTCAACGCATACAACCTTGTTAGAGAGGCTGTTTCCGAGACTCAACCGTTGGTTTCCCCGGTTGCAAAGGAACCGTAACCAAGCACCTAACTCGAACTAAAACAGCGGCTTATCTTGCAACCCCTACTATTACTCAGTAAAACAACCATCGTACTTAACTTATTGGCCCTCCTTCTTTGTTAAGCTTTCATCTTCCACAGGGTTTGATCCAAAGGAAACGCTAGGATGCTTAAAAATCTCATTTTGAAGAACAAATCTGCTGCTTCATCAAAATTCAATACTTTTTTCGGGGGACACCacgagaaaagaagaaagaatcgtTGGAACGTTACGGCTCGTAGTTGCAGTCGTACCACGACATTTAAAGAAGAAACGATGATCCGAGAGAGAGCAATATTCGACCTTAATTGATTCAGGAGAGGGAGGTGACAGAAGGACAGCTATCTGATCAGAGAACTCCTTATCAAGAGGGCACGGGCTGCTGCTACCGCTGCCTCCTTCCATCGAGATTGAGAGGACGCCACAGACGCTGGAGGGTTTCGGTGAGAGGTTTTGGGGAGCGAGCATTCCCAGCTCCAATATGTACACGTGCATCTCTAACCGAGCAAGGATTCATCTAGATTCGTGCCGGTCCATAGATTGCTCGATCTTGGCCCTCCATCTCCCACGGCGGTCTCTAATTGTCGATTTTTCTCTCCCATGAAATGAATTGttgtgtgatatatatatatatatatatatatatatatatatatatatatttatataaagagCTGCTTCAGGTAAAACTCACATGAGAGATTTGAAGTCATCTTCTGAAAGTTGGGTTGCGGAGTCACCATGAATGAGGGTGGTGGTGAGATGAATCCACCTATGTGGCCTGGGAATCAATCCTGATGCTGTTCTTGGCGATGTTGTAGCTCGTCATGATTCCGTTGAGGCCATGTCTTGTACTAACACTTGCTAGTAATATAATATGCCATGGATTGGGGAGCAGTTTGGAAAAGGGGAGGGCGTTGGAGGCACATCATTCGTCTAAGAATGCAGGTAAATAGGGcattttcctttctctttctgATCTTTCTGTGATGCAGCTCTTCATGCAACCAATCTTGCTTTTCTTGGTGTCTCAATGCTTTGATCTCTGTTCCTTTTCCTTTTAGGTTGTAGAAACGTTCATATTTTAATATTCTCTTTTTCAGTTCTTTATGTACATCTATCATGGCTTGCATTAGGTTATTTGTAGATTAATTAAGTTTCTGAATTTAACATTCATCTTAGAGCTCAGCAAATTATAGCCTTTGTCAGCTTCATCATTATCTACATGTCACTTCTAATCCTAATTCAAACTTTGAAATATTTATCTATTCCTCCTATTTTATTATGTGAAAATCCAAGTTAGGAATACATTATAACCTATTAAATTCTTCCTGTCAACTCATTTTGGAACTCTCTGCACTGCATTTCACCCAATGCAGTATTGTCGAAACTAACATTAAGACATGCAATAATTTGCAGACTCCATCGTGAAACTTAGTGACTGATTTGCTCCAATCATCTTTCTCTAGATGATGAACTAGAGTGTTGAGACTAGATGAGTAGTTGATACTCCTTTTTGTGGTAGAACAATTTATTGGCACCATAATGTGAGTGCTCATAAACACTGATGCTCAGCTACTGATCAACTTAGCGTACATGTTCAAAAGCAAATGTTCATACGTgatctaagaaaaaaaaaatttcagggAAACCaaaatatagatttattagtagaaagaaaaaacaaatgacTGCAAAATGTTTGTCTTCTTTGATGAGTCTGTCTTATTCTTGCTGCTTTACTGCTTAGTAGACTTACAGGGAACTATTATATAAACTTAAAATTCTGCAACTATTTGGCCTAGAGATCTCTACTACTTTCTCTTTTTCAGGATTGGgattctaatgatctttcctcCAATAAACAAGGTAAACTATGGCACCATGTCGTCCTCATTCTCATGTAATCTCAGGAAACCACCCTCAACACAACAGGTAACACTCTGCTGAATAATATCCCTTATGCTATATGTGAACGCGAAACCCAGGTCAGTCAAATGCTTGGAAGATATTACTGGATGTATAGAAATGAAGGAGTTCTCATGGAACCTGGAAGCATTTGTGGCATTTTGTCATTCTATGATACCAGCCAAAACTAATAAAATACTCGTTTATGGACCAGATTGAGAACAATTACCTTTTAGAACTAAGTGCAGGGTAGTTTTTAGATAGAAGATTAGTCAGTTCAGGCAAAGAACAGCTGCCAGCAGAGCAAATGTATCGACCTTCGGTCATAGGTTGTTCCATTAGAAATATATGTGCGTTGCATATGTCTTCAATGTGTGCCAATGGTATTGAACCCAATCTGGAGTGTACTGAGGCTAGTATAGGATAGAGTTCTGGATCACCTGTCAACAGTAGTGCAAGAATGTACAAGTAGATTTAGACAGTCAGGAGAATAGCTAGGTATATTTAGTAAACTATCTATAGTACCGATATCATTCTCTAAAATTAAGAAAATTCAGGTTCAAATAAAATTTGATTCTTTCTTTGTTGTAGTATGTGTGAATGTAAAATGTGTTGTTTCAAAGAGTTTGAGGTACACAGTCTTCTCCACAGACCTAGTTGTCGAGTTCACTACACATGTTGAACATATAAACATCGTCCAGAACTAATTTCTATGTCGTAGATACTTTAATGAACTATTTTTTTTTCCCTGAGTTCTTCATATTCCTGTTCTAGAAAATACATAAATTGGTACCGATATGGCACTAGATTCAGTAAATATATGTTACTCCGCATTCCTCATTTTTTTCACTCTAGAAAAGAAAAGAGACTGTGCCATTCGATACTTATGATGGTTTATATCTTTCTTGATTTAGATTTTGATTGTTGTGATTTAGGGAGTTGAATAAACATCCTAAGCTACTCTATAATCTATATTACCACATATTAAGTACTAGAAGTCAACACTGTTGAAGAAGGCTTCATGTTTTTTCAAGGGAGAAAAGCTTTGCAATCTTAATAAGTAGGTTGGGTTGGAAGTTACCGGTAATAGGTGAAAGCAGAACTTGAACACTTGCAGGAACACTTGGAGTTAGGAAAGGACCAGCTACTGTAGGTGGGATAATTGACACCAAGTCAATGCCCTTCTCCTTGGCAAACTGGAATGCCTTTTCCTCAGTCAATAGCTTTGACAGAACATAGACCTGCAGTTTGGAAGGTGTCACTGCAACAGATGAACTGCTAAATCTAGTGCAGTCAGAAGCAGTCATCTACATCAAGTAGCTGATAAAACCCTACTACTGCTGTAATCTTTCCATTGGCAGATGAAGTGATAAAAAAATACTGTTGCTAAACAGTGGTTCATCCAAAgtgacaacaaaagagaaaaaaaggaaacttAAGTTGCAACGTCAAGCCCCTTGGAATCAAAGAAAGGCTTCAATAGTTTATTGCAGTTATTAGTGCAAGGAGACAATCACATACATACGTTTTTTAAGATGGAGAACTTACCCATCCTTTTGGCTTTGTCTTCCAAACTTGATTTATCGGTACAATAGATGATTCATCGACCATCGATCTCAACTCCCCTTCATCATCTTTGGCAGTGATGGTACTAATGGAAGATGTAAATACCACTTTCCTAACTGAACCTGATTTTGCACAAGCTTGTAGGACATTAATCACTCCTCTTACTGCCGGTTTCAATATCTTTGTTCTTACATGGTTCTCTACAATCACAATGGAGTTCATGTTAGTCCTTCTGAATTTTGCAGTACTTCACCAAGGGTTTTGCTGAAATTTCTGTCAAGGTTTGTTGAAAGAGTTTGAGAGATGTCTGAAATTTGAGCTAACTTTAGGCTGAAGAATGATCAAACATAATTAGTTCAATTTTACATGTAGGATTCTGATGGTGGCATCAAGAATTTTTCTTGTCAAGACAAGTAAATC belongs to Musa acuminata AAA Group cultivar baxijiao chromosome BXJ3-5, Cavendish_Baxijiao_AAA, whole genome shotgun sequence and includes:
- the LOC103983679 gene encoding histone-lysine N-methyltransferase ATXR2 isoform X2, which encodes MKTRKCNNLKINFNNSSGKAVYAIKEFEEGELVLKDQILVAAQHSSNKVDCLVCSYCFRFIGSIELQIGRKLYLRELGLSANKECKESLSRFPEKACTRVLDDIKKHSVSNGSHGIDSSTYTNSKDNSIPTEVLHSLINGNMSLPYTNLFALPSIFDCPGGCKEEHYCSKLCTDLDWESFHSLLCTGRNTEPSKRDAILKFIEHSNGTNDIFILAAKVISYTILKFRKLKRLRFKENEKRAKLDETDFPLLLEAWKPVSMGFKKRWWDCIALPDDVDSSDEASFRMQLRDLAFTSLQLLKEAIFEDECAPLFSLEIYGHIIGMFELNNLDLVVASPVEDYFIHIDDLPSPEKVEAEKLTRPLLESLGDEYSVCCQGTGFYPLQSCMNHSCCPNAKAFKRDEDKDGQAIIIAARPIVKGEEITISYIDEDLPYDERQTLLADYGFGCMCPRCLEEMPGM
- the LOC103983679 gene encoding histone-lysine N-methyltransferase ATXR2 isoform X1, with amino-acid sequence MHVYILELGMLAPQNLSPKPSSVCGVLSISMEGGSGSSSPCPLDKEFSDQIAVLLSPPSPESIKDYYDELMKTRKCNNLKINFNNSSGKAVYAIKEFEEGELVLKDQILVAAQHSSNKVDCLVCSYCFRFIGSIELQIGRKLYLRELGLSANKECKESLSRFPEKACTRVLDDIKKHSVSNGSHGIDSSTYTNSKDNSIPTEVLHSLINGNMSLPYTNLFALPSIFDCPGGCKEEHYCSKLCTDLDWESFHSLLCTGRNTEPSKRDAILKFIEHSNGTNDIFILAAKVISYTILKFRKLKRLRFKENEKRAKLDETDFPLLLEAWKPVSMGFKKRWWDCIALPDDVDSSDEASFRMQLRDLAFTSLQLLKEAIFEDECAPLFSLEIYGHIIGMFELNNLDLVVASPVEDYFIHIDDLPSPEKVEAEKLTRPLLESLGDEYSVCCQGTGFYPLQSCMNHSCCPNAKAFKRDEDKDGQAIIIAARPIVKGEEITISYIDEDLPYDERQTLLADYGFGCMCPRCLEEMPGM
- the LOC103983678 gene encoding putative anthocyanidin reductase isoform X1; amino-acid sequence: MDGHQTVAAAAASGARRVACVTGATGFIGSWLVRSLLRRGYHVNATIRDAGKASWLLSTLRGESRLKIFEADLSDDGSYDEAVKNCQFVFHVAACMEFNTTAKENIENHVRTKILKPAVRGVINVLQACAKSGSVRKVVFTSSISTITAKDDEGELRSMVDESSIVPINQVWKTKPKGWVYVLSKLLTEEKAFQFAKEKGIDLVSIIPPTVAGPFLTPSVPASVQVLLSPITGDPELYPILASVHSRLGSIPLAHIEDICNAHIFLMEQPMTEGRYICSAGSCSLPELTNLLSKNYPALSSKRFHENSFISIHPVISSKHLTDLGFAFTYSIRDIIQQSVTCCVEGGFLRLHENEDDMVP
- the LOC103983678 gene encoding putative anthocyanidin reductase isoform X2, with protein sequence MQRSGMQASWLLSTLRGESRLKIFEADLSDDGSYDEAVKNCQFVFHVAACMEFNTTAKENIENHVRTKILKPAVRGVINVLQACAKSGSVRKVVFTSSISTITAKDDEGELRSMVDESSIVPINQVWKTKPKGWVYVLSKLLTEEKAFQFAKEKGIDLVSIIPPTVAGPFLTPSVPASVQVLLSPITGDPELYPILASVHSRLGSIPLAHIEDICNAHIFLMEQPMTEGRYICSAGSCSLPELTNLLSKNYPALSSKRFHENSFISIHPVISSKHLTDLGFAFTYSIRDIIQQSVTCCVEGGFLRLHENEDDMVP